A genomic window from Phyllopteryx taeniolatus isolate TA_2022b chromosome 2, UOR_Ptae_1.2, whole genome shotgun sequence includes:
- the LOC133474440 gene encoding GPI mannosyltransferase 3-like isoform X2, translated as MLRLGQGAYIREVDQRERQSVSSLAEFHLDAGSLPSVAPPPPPCGENRGRRCEVLRVAVFSVIFRVVNCFLVQSSFIPDEYWQSVEVAHHMVFNYGHLTWEWKEGIRGFTYPLSFAVIYKILHWIHCDSVYLLIWLPRLLHALVAAFADVKFFFLIRTLEDRDIAKWAFFCHMCSWFTWFCCTRTISNSVEATIACLALSYFPLPTSKTHSSKKYLSLVALAFIVRPTALIVWLPLLIYHFWQDENKLRLVVDNYIPIGASAIVISTIIDSVFFEKWIFVQFNFLKINVVHSVADFYGTHPWHWYLIQGFPVIMGSHLPFFFHGCSLAFRRYRILLVAIAWTIGIYSLLPHKEFRFIYPLLPFCMVFCGVSVANMRVWRRAAACGLLATNLLIALYTGLIHQRGALDVMGHVRALCHNVSEFDVLFLMPCHSTPYYSHVHCPLKMRFLECPPNLGQPGYVDEADRFYNDPLLWLRTSFPNVQSRPTHLVLFDVLEKEISAFLQDYIKTADIFHTHFHQGKVGGRIFIYERHQQPREQLGDNV; from the exons ggagcgtacattcgcgaggtggatcaacgggaacgccaatctgtatcctctcttgcggagtttcacctggatgccggctcgcttccctctgtggcgccgcctccgcctccatgcggcgaaaaccgcggacgccgctgcG AGGTGCTGAGAGTTGCGGTGTTTTCTGTGATTTTCCGTGTCGTCAACTGTTTCCTGGTTCAGAGCAGCTTCATTCCAGATGAGTACTGGCAGTCTGTGGAGGTCGCACATCACATGGTCTTCAA TTATGGGCATCTGACGTGGGAATGGAAGGAGGGCATAAGAGGCTTCACCTATCCTCTCTCCTTTGCGGTCATCTATAAAATACTACACTGGATACACTGTGACTCTGTGTATCTTCT GATATGGCTTCCCCGACTCCTTCACGCCCTTGTTGCTGCGTTTGCAGACGTTAAATTCTTCTTCCTCATTAGAACACTGGAAGATCGAGATATTGCAAAATGGGCG TTCTTCTGCCATATGTGCTCGTGGTTCACGTGGTTCTGCTGCACCAGAACGATAAGCAACAGCGTGGAAGCCACAATCGCTTGTCTGGCTCTTTCCTACTTCCCCTTGCCAacatccaaaacacacagcag taaaaaatatttgagcCTTGTTGCATTAGCGTTCATTGTTCGTCCGACGGCCCTGATTGTCTGGCTTCCGCTGTTGATTTACCATTTCTGGCAGGACGAAAACAAACTGAGACTAGTGGTTGATAACTACATTCCCATAGG ggcTTCAGCCATTGTGATTTCAACCATAATCGACTCTGTCTTCTTTGAGAAG TGGATCTTCGTGCAGTTCAACTTCCTGAAGATAAACGTCGTACACAGCGTGGCTGACTTTTACGGCACCCACCCCTGGCACTGGTACCTCATTCAGGGCTTCCCCGTCATAATGGGCTCTCATCTCCCATTCTTTTTTCACGGATGTTCCCTCGCATTCAGAAGGTACAGAATCCTGCTGGTGGCCATCGCTTGGACCATTGGCATATACAG TTTGCTTCCTCACAAAGAGTTTAGATTCATCTACCCTCTGCTTCCCTTCTGTATGGTCTTTTGCG GTGTATCGGTGGCAAATATGAGAGTGTGGCGACGAGCAGCCGCATGTGGTTTGTTGGCAACCAACTTGCTCATAGCTCTCTACACGGGCTTAATTCACCAGCGCGGCGCTCTGGACGTCATGGGCCATGTCCGTGCACTTTGTCACAATGTGTCAGAGTTTGACGTCCTCTTCCTCATGCCCTGCCATTCGACACCTTACTACAG CCACGTCCACTGCCCACTAAAGATGAGGTTCCTCGAGTGCCCGCCTAATCTCGGCCAGCCGGGTTATGTGGACGAAGCAGACAGATTCTACAATGACCCGCTTCTCTGGCTCCGGACTTCATTTCCAAATGTGCAGTCACGTCCTACTCACTTGGTTCTCTTTGACGTTTTGGAGAAG